In Merismopedia glauca CCAP 1448/3, the following proteins share a genomic window:
- a CDS encoding response regulator — translation MEKVSILVVDDEKALVESAIKPLFRSYEKYEFDHAITLEDAVKRIETNDYDLVLLDILMGNQRGTDLIPLLQEKQLKVALCTASALGSELSKAQRLGIKQIIHKPFGSNLKIAIDEILVDEQLPKQEVVKTALPPSLTRQFLNLGLDQQKRLVEQVIYKMPSEMLENLRDTVNTLVYTREFDEEPRFRISIAPSPTSTNMYWTLHEKVVEDGKIKQKRRIALDRDFAPEEFYGLSIEDQLRKILSWSKAEFAQDRDFIEASRRKLTELGWDRELPFINHRAEPQVAAQGSNLLPQKRKIKLF, via the coding sequence GTGGAAAAAGTATCAATATTGGTTGTTGATGACGAGAAAGCCCTAGTGGAATCTGCGATCAAACCTTTATTTAGGTCTTATGAGAAGTACGAGTTTGACCATGCGATTACTCTAGAAGATGCGGTCAAAAGAATAGAGACAAATGATTACGATCTAGTTTTGCTAGATATATTGATGGGAAATCAAAGAGGTACAGATCTGATCCCATTGCTGCAAGAGAAACAATTGAAAGTAGCTCTTTGTACAGCTAGCGCTTTGGGTTCGGAGCTAAGCAAAGCACAACGCTTAGGGATCAAACAAATCATCCATAAGCCATTTGGTAGCAATTTAAAAATCGCTATTGATGAGATCTTAGTCGACGAACAATTGCCAAAGCAGGAGGTCGTGAAAACGGCATTACCCCCCAGCCTAACCCGACAATTCCTCAACTTGGGGTTAGATCAGCAAAAAAGGCTGGTCGAACAAGTAATATATAAAATGCCTTCAGAAATGTTAGAAAACTTGCGAGATACTGTTAACACTTTAGTTTACACTCGTGAGTTTGATGAAGAACCCCGATTTAGAATTTCTATCGCCCCTAGTCCTACCTCTACGAATATGTACTGGACTTTGCATGAGAAAGTGGTAGAAGATGGGAAAATTAAGCAAAAGAGAAGGATTGCTTTAGACAGGGATTTTGCACCGGAAGAGTTTTACGGATTAAGTATCGAAGATCAACTTAGAAAAATTCTCTCCTGGTCAAAAGCCGAGTTTGCCCAAGATCGAGATTTTATCGAAGCCAGCCGCAGAAAACTGACAGAGTTGGGTTGGGATCGAGAACTACCTTTTATAAATCACAGGGCAGAGCCACAAGTTGCTGCACAAGGCAGCAACTTGCTACCTCAAAAAAGGAAAATTAAGTTGTTTTAG